A part of Corvus hawaiiensis isolate bCorHaw1 chromosome 25, bCorHaw1.pri.cur, whole genome shotgun sequence genomic DNA contains:
- the BCO2 gene encoding LOW QUALITY PROTEIN: carotenoid-cleaving dioxygenase, mitochondrial (The sequence of the model RefSeq protein was modified relative to this genomic sequence to represent the inferred CDS: deleted 2 bases in 1 codon) has protein sequence MPFFPVFPSPRLHLEQIFPGAAMPRQARQCPGRRGNAQAGAAHLAQVQSAFGAAERSAGGRTRPGPRCCGHGSYCERMMRGTAHLPTIPALLLPALAPLALPGHSEPMPSARRNMLAQILLSAASLLLAHLLHFLCSLMQFIPARKWVAEPLAMGNRAASWNKEPSLDTSQRSQGFENYLPSPPKEQIPCHRPRGLQCISPLVQSVEETPEPIPAKIKGHIPKWINGNLLRNGPGKFEFGNDKFNHWFDGMALLHQFQLAHGTVTYRSRFLQSSSYLRNSQHNRIVASDFGTLAMPDPCKSVFGRFLSRFELPQPSDNASVNYVLYQGDYYVSNENVFMHKVDPETLETKEKVDWSKFIAVNGATAHPHYEADGTTYNMGNSFGKHGSSYNIIRIPPQESGHGDTLEGAKVVCSIRPMDRAKPSYYHSFGMTENYIIFIEQPLKLNLLKIITSKLRGKTILDGISWEPQHNTYFYVVNKHTGEVLPGQWCSKPFVTFHQINAFEEQGCVVLDLCCQDDGTSLALYTLQNLRRSGEGLDQVYASIPRAFPRRFVLPLHVDSDTPVGKNLNPLPYTLARAVKDADGKVWCTHENLHPEGFEKVGGLEFPQINYARYNGRRYRYFYGCGFGHLVGNSLIKVDVETKNFKIWQEEGSYPSEPVFVPVPDATAEDSGVILSVVVCPAENQSAFLLVLDAETFQELGRAEVGVPMPYGFHGIFTAH, from the exons ATGCCATTCTTCCCTGTCTTCCCGTCTCCCCGGCTACACCTCGAGCAGATTTTCCCAGGCGCGGCAATGCCCAGGCAGGCGCGGCAATGCCCAGGCAGGCGCGGCAATGCCCAGGCAGGCGCGGCTCACCTGGCCCAGGTGCAGAGCGCGTTTGGGGCCGCTGAGCGCAGCGCCGGCGGCAGGACGCGCCCCGGCCCGCGCTGCTGCGGGCACGGCTCTTATTGTGAAAGGATGATGCGAGGCACCGCTCACCTCCCGaccatccctgcc ctgctgctccctgccctggcaccgcTAGCTCTGCCCGGCCACTCCGAGCCGATGCCTTCTGCCCGCCGGAATATGTTAGCCCAAATCCTTTTGTCCGCCGCCAGCCTCCTGCTCGCTCATCTGCTgcatttcctctgctctttgaTGCAATTCATTCCAg CGAGGAAGTGGGTGGCTGAGCCCCTGGCCATGGGGAACCGAGCAGCTTCATGGAACAAGGAGCCCAGCTTGGACACTTCCCAGCGCTCCCAAG GTTTCGAGAATTACCTGCCGAGCCCACCCAAGGAGCAAATCCCCTGCCACAGACCCAGGGGGCTGCAGTGCATCTCCCCCCTAGTGCAGAGCGTGGAGGAGACCCCCGAGCCCATCCCAGCCAAGATCAAAGGACATATTCCCAAGTGGATTAATGGAAATCTGCTGAGGAATGGCCCTGGCAAGTTCGAGTTTGGCAATGATAA GTTTAACCACTGGTTTGATGGCATGGCCCTGCTGCACCAGTTCCAGCTGGCCCATGGCACGGTGACCTACAGGAGCAggttcctgcagagcagctcctacCTGAGGAACAGCCAGCACAACCGCATCGTGGCCTCGGATTTCGGCACCTTGGCCATGCCAGACCCATGCAAGAGCGTCTTTGGGCGCTTCCTGTCCCGCTTCGAGCTGCCAC AGCCCAGTGACAATGCCAGTGTGAACTATGTGCTGTACCAAGGGGATTATTACGTCAGCAATGAGAATGTCTTCATGCACAAGGTGGACCCAGAGACGCTGGAAACGAAGGAAAAG GTGGACTGGAGCAAATTTATTGCAGTGAATGGGGCCACCGCTCATCCCCACTACGAGGCGGATGGGACAACCTACAACATGGGCAATTCCTTTGGGAAGCATG GGTCCAGCTATAACATCATCAGGATCCCCCCCCAGGAGTCAGGCCATGGGGACACTTTGGAGGGAGCCAAAGTGGTGTGCTCCATCCGTCCCATGGACAGGGCAAAGCCATCCTACTACCACAGCTTTG GAATGACTGAAAACTACATCATTTTCATCGAGCAACCCCTCAAGCTGAACCTGTTGAAGATCATCACCTCCAAACTCCGTGGGAAAACCATTTTGGATGGGATAAGCTGGGAACCTCAGCACAACACCTACTTCTATGTGGTGAACAAGCACACTGGGGAG gtgctgccagggcagtggtgcTCCAAGCCCTTCGTGACCTTCCACCAGATCAACGCCTTCGAGGAGCAGGGCTGCGTGGTGCTGGACCTGTGCTGCCAGGACGACGGCACCAGCCTGGCTCTGTACACGCTGCAGAACTTGAGGAGAAGTGGGGAAGGGCTGGACCAG GTTTATGCCTCAATCCCCAGAGCTTTCCCTCGCCGCTTTGTTCTCCCTCTGCACGTGGATTCAGACACACCCGTGGGGAAAAACCTGAACCCACTGCCTTATACCCTGGCAAGGGCTGTGAAGGATGCAGATGGCAAG GTCTGGTGCACACACGAAAATCTCCACCCTGAGGGCTTTGAGAAAGTTGGGGGCCTGGAGTTCCCCCAGATCAATTACGCTCGGTACAACGGCAGGAGGTACCGGTACTTCTACGGGTGTGGATTTGGGCACTTGGTTGGAAATTCCTTGATCAAGGTTGATGTGGAGACCAAGAATTTCAAG ATTTGGCAGGAGGAGGGATCCTACCCGTCAGAGCCTGTCTTTGTGCCAGTGCCTGATGCCACGGCAGAGGACAGCGGAGTCATCCTGTCTGTGGTGGTCTGCCCTGCTGAG AACCAAAGTGCTTTCCTGCTCGTCCTGGATGCAGAGACCTTCCAGGAGCTGGGGCGAGCAGAAGTTGGGGTGCCAATGCCTTACGGATTCCACGGTATCTTCACTGCCCACTGA
- the IL18 gene encoding interleukin-18 isoform X2, whose translation MACGSVYQSSRAPRVKMSAEEILVYAVELGKNSCLYFDDDDELECDALCKEKILHRVLRNVNSQLLVVRPDLNVAAFEDVTDQEMQSGKGMHFSIHCYKTTTPLAGMPVAFSVQVEDKSYYMCCERECGEMIVRFKEGDVPKEIPGESNIIFFKKTFTSCSSKAFKFEYSMEKGMFLAFEEEGCLRKLTLKKLSKDEVDETMKISLCNFSQNENHNL comes from the exons ATGGCATGTGGATCTGTGTATCAGAGCAGCCGGGCTCCCAG GGTGAAGATGAGTGCTGAAGAGATTCTGGTGTATGCAGTAGAACTTGGAAAAAACTCCTGCCTCTATTTTGACG ATGATGATG agctggagtgTGATGCCCTCTGCAAGGAAAAGATTCTGCACCGAGTGCTGAGGAATGTGAACAGCCAACTGCTCGTGGTGCGCCCAGATCTGAACGTGGCAGCCTTTGAGGATGTGACAGACCAGGAGATGCAATCTG GCAAAGGGATGCACTTCAGCATCCACTGCTACAAAACCACCACGCCCTTAGCAGGGATGCCCGTGGCCTTCAGTGTCCAAGTGGAAGACAAAAGTTACTACATGTGTTGTGAGAGGGAGTGTGGGGAAATGATTGTTAGATTCAAG gaagGAGACGTTCCCAAAGAAATTCCCGGTGAAAGCAACATCATCTTCTTCAAAAAGACCTTTACATCTTGCTCCTCCAAAGCTTTTAAGTTTGAATACTCAATGGAAAAAGGAATGTTCTTGGCCTTTGAGGAAGAAGGCTGCTTGAGAAAATTAACCCTAAAGAAACTGTCAAAAGATGAAGTGGATGAAACCATGAAGATAAGTTTATGTAACTTCAGTCAGAATGAAAATCACAACCTATGA
- the IL18 gene encoding interleukin-18 isoform X1 has protein sequence MEPDGHGQHLPQNCRGGGVDREEMLEEQQDEPADIGVTPSATNPPSQPQICIGAILCSEDGKCRARSADVGRDLGKASRVRPPPAAKKPLPAAPRQRSLPSGWGIPGSGGAVTPGGLGTAPTLTPPLHSCASPGCQRPAAAPEEPQRTPVSQLCSHPPILRFSRLPAPRCSSRGATKDSRGATKDPREPQRTTVSHLCSHPPILRFLPAASAPLQLPRSHKAPP, from the coding sequence ATGGAACCGGATGGGCACGGGCAGCACCTGCCTCAAAACTGCCGTGGAGGCGGCGTGGACCGGGAGGAGATGTTGGAGGAGCAACAGGACGAGCCCGCTGACATCGGCGTGACACCGAGCGCCACAAATCCACCCTCGCAACCCCAGATTTGCATAGGCGCTATCCTCTGCAGCGAGGACGGGAAGTGCCGCGCCAGAAGTGCGGACGTAGGCAGAGATCTTGGGAAAGCGTCCCGAGTTCGGCCGCCGCCAGCCGCCAAAAAGCCCCTCCCGGCAGCGCCGCGGCAGCGCTCGCTTCCCTCGGGCTGGGGCATCCCCGGCAGCGGCGGGGCAGTGACCCCGGGTGGCCTTGGGACAGCCCCGACCCTCACCCCGCCACTCCACAGCTGCGCTTCTCCCGGCTGCCAGCGCCCGGCTGCAGCTCCCGAGGAGCCACAAAGGACCCCCgtgagccagctctgctcccacccaccCATCCTGCGCTTCTCCCGGCTGCCAGCGCCCCGCTGCAGCTCCCGAGGAGCCACAAAGGACTCCCGAGGAGCCACAAAGGACCCCCGTGAGCCACAAAGGACCACCGTGAgccacctctgctcccacccaccCATCCTGCGCTTTCTCCCGGCTGCCAGCGCCCCGCTGCAGCTCCCGAGGAGCCACAAGGCACCACCGTGA
- the IL18 gene encoding interleukin-18 isoform X3 produces the protein MSAEEILVYAVELGKNSCLYFDDDDELECDALCKEKILHRVLRNVNSQLLVVRPDLNVAAFEDVTDQEMQSGKGMHFSIHCYKTTTPLAGMPVAFSVQVEDKSYYMCCERECGEMIVRFKEGDVPKEIPGESNIIFFKKTFTSCSSKAFKFEYSMEKGMFLAFEEEGCLRKLTLKKLSKDEVDETMKISLCNFSQNENHNL, from the exons ATGAGTGCTGAAGAGATTCTGGTGTATGCAGTAGAACTTGGAAAAAACTCCTGCCTCTATTTTGACG ATGATGATG agctggagtgTGATGCCCTCTGCAAGGAAAAGATTCTGCACCGAGTGCTGAGGAATGTGAACAGCCAACTGCTCGTGGTGCGCCCAGATCTGAACGTGGCAGCCTTTGAGGATGTGACAGACCAGGAGATGCAATCTG GCAAAGGGATGCACTTCAGCATCCACTGCTACAAAACCACCACGCCCTTAGCAGGGATGCCCGTGGCCTTCAGTGTCCAAGTGGAAGACAAAAGTTACTACATGTGTTGTGAGAGGGAGTGTGGGGAAATGATTGTTAGATTCAAG gaagGAGACGTTCCCAAAGAAATTCCCGGTGAAAGCAACATCATCTTCTTCAAAAAGACCTTTACATCTTGCTCCTCCAAAGCTTTTAAGTTTGAATACTCAATGGAAAAAGGAATGTTCTTGGCCTTTGAGGAAGAAGGCTGCTTGAGAAAATTAACCCTAAAGAAACTGTCAAAAGATGAAGTGGATGAAACCATGAAGATAAGTTTATGTAACTTCAGTCAGAATGAAAATCACAACCTATGA
- the PTS gene encoding 6-pyruvoyl tetrahydrobiopterin synthase has product MPPRSARLARLSRSVTFSACHRLHSKSLSDEENLKLFGKCNNPNGHGHNYKVIVTVRGEIDPVSGMVMNLTDLKEYMQEAIMEPLDHKNLDKDVPYFSEVVSTTENVAVFIWDNLQKLLPQGILYKVEVHETEQNVVVYKGEQTIVK; this is encoded by the exons atgccgccgcgctccgcccgccTGGCGCGGCTGTCGCGCTCCGTCACCTTCAGCGCCTGCCACCGCCTGCACAG CAAATCCCTGAGCGATGAGGAGAACCTGAAGCTGTTCGGGAAGTGCAACAACCCCAATGGCCACGGACACAACTACAAAG ttatagTCACAGTGCGTGGAGAG ATTGACCCGGTCTCGGGGATGGTGATGAACCTGACAGACCTGAAGGAATACATGCAG GAGGCGATCATGGAGCCGCTCGACCACAAGAACCTGGACAAGGATGTGCCCTACTTCTCTGAGGTGGTGAG CACCACAGAGAACGTCGCCGTGTTCATCTGGGACAACCTCCAGAagctcctgccccagggaaTCCTTTACAAAGTGGAAGTGCACGAGACAGAGCAGAACGTTGTCGTTTACAAGGGAGAACAAACAATTGTGAAGTGA